One genomic window of Bradyrhizobium sp. CCGE-LA001 includes the following:
- a CDS encoding pentapeptide repeat-containing protein, whose product MTRTIALTALGLALLATTSRAQDMMRDLDLTSPAMVSAEMSRQEVEATLAQAIAGAPADFTGKRLSGLDLSGLDLTKAILRAARLNKTKLAGARLDGAILDQAWLLDADLTGASLKGANLFASQMARARLDGADLTGARITADLTGASMVGTSIADAHLGADMRNQSMGLMRAVLRSANLERLNARNADLSRVDLEFAVLRGADLSGASLKNAQLGGADLTGAIVIDADFDGADLVSAKLIAPNGLDRAKNFDKAKNRERLIRK is encoded by the coding sequence ATGACGCGAACGATCGCCCTGACGGCGCTTGGCCTTGCTCTGCTCGCGACAACATCGCGCGCGCAGGACATGATGCGCGATCTCGATCTGACGTCACCCGCCATGGTCTCCGCCGAGATGAGCCGGCAGGAGGTCGAAGCCACACTAGCCCAAGCGATCGCCGGCGCGCCGGCCGATTTCACCGGCAAGCGGTTATCGGGGCTCGATCTCAGTGGCCTCGACCTCACCAAAGCAATTCTCCGTGCGGCACGGCTCAACAAGACGAAACTCGCCGGCGCCCGGCTCGACGGGGCGATCCTCGATCAGGCGTGGCTGCTGGATGCAGATCTCACGGGCGCGAGTCTGAAGGGCGCCAATTTGTTCGCATCACAGATGGCACGTGCTCGCCTCGACGGCGCCGATCTGACTGGTGCGCGCATCACGGCAGATCTCACCGGCGCAAGCATGGTCGGCACGTCGATTGCGGATGCGCATCTCGGCGCCGACATGCGCAACCAGTCGATGGGGCTGATGCGCGCGGTGCTGAGATCCGCCAATCTGGAACGGCTGAACGCGCGCAACGCCGATTTGTCGCGCGTCGACCTCGAATTCGCGGTCCTCAGGGGCGCCGACCTGAGCGGTGCATCGCTGAAAAATGCCCAACTCGGTGGCGCCGATCTGACCGGCGCCATCGTCATCGACGCCGATTTCGATGGCGCCGATCTCGTCTCGGCGAAGCTGATCGCACCGAACGGCCTTGACCGCGCCAAAAATTTCGACAAGGCAAAGAACCGCGAACGCCTGATCAGGAAATGA
- the pqqA gene encoding pyrroloquinoline quinone precursor peptide PqqA — MAWKAPKIVEVPVGMEINMYACASRK, encoded by the coding sequence ATGGCTTGGAAAGCTCCGAAGATCGTGGAAGTGCCGGTGGGCATGGAAATCAACATGTACGCCTGCGCTTCGCGCAAGTAA
- a CDS encoding EF-hand domain-containing protein: protein MMSRHSVALALTIALLSGPAFAASGGAVKMFDTDNDGTLDLAEVKKAATALFAKLDPDRDGTLDARELRGRLSAKELAAADPDRDGTLTLDEYLAVVEQRFNAANPDKDGTLDAKELNARAGRALVRLLR, encoded by the coding sequence ATGATGTCTCGTCACTCGGTTGCGCTTGCTCTCACGATCGCATTGCTGTCCGGTCCGGCCTTCGCGGCATCCGGTGGCGCGGTTAAGATGTTCGATACGGACAATGACGGCACGCTCGATCTCGCGGAGGTGAAGAAGGCGGCCACCGCATTGTTCGCCAAGCTCGATCCTGATCGCGACGGCACGCTGGACGCACGTGAGTTGCGCGGGCGGCTATCGGCGAAGGAGCTGGCCGCCGCCGACCCCGATCGCGACGGGACCCTGACGCTGGACGAATACCTTGCCGTGGTGGAGCAGCGCTTCAACGCGGCCAATCCGGATAAGGACGGAACGCTCGATGCAAAGGAGCTGAACGCACGGGCCGGCCGCGCGCTGGTGCGCCTGCTGCGCTGA
- a CDS encoding methanol/ethanol family PQQ-dependent dehydrogenase, translating into MKRLAMAASLVMLVSTCAYAQTTDQLVKGVTDTSNVLNYGMGYNLQRFSTLKQINKDTVKNLVPVWNYSFNDDRSEESQPIVYQGVIYVTTHNATMAVDVKTGKQIWKSKIEYPAETPRIVCCGIINRGVAIHEGKLFRTTLDANVIAIDAKTGKELWRQKAADIKEGYSMTVAPLVADGVVITGISGAEFGTRGFIDGWDPATGKHLWRTHSIPSPDEPGGDTWKGDTWKLGGGSTWITGSYDPELNTIYWGIGNPGPFNSAVRPGDNLYTCSVLAMDPKTGKIKWHYQFSPNNPFDYDAVAEMVLADVNIEGKPTKTLMNANRNGFFYVLDRTNGKLLAANPYVKVNWASGIDMKTGRPIETDVSKDAREGKKVTVYPSILGGKNWEPMSFNPQTGLAYANTLAFGGRYKTEPVTFKQGEWYLGMDLTDLWEYGDGPRGHLKAIDPMTGKSKWEAPSDIPRFSGVLSTAGGVVFSGALTGEFEAFDADTGKKLWQFQTGSGIEGQPVTWQQDGVQYVAVTSGYGGVYSLFSGDERLAQVPPGGSLWVFAVKQ; encoded by the coding sequence ATGAAACGCCTTGCGATGGCCGCGAGCCTCGTCATGCTTGTATCAACTTGCGCGTATGCACAGACCACCGACCAGCTGGTCAAGGGTGTGACCGATACGTCGAACGTTCTCAACTACGGGATGGGCTACAATCTTCAGCGCTTCTCGACGCTGAAACAGATCAACAAGGATACCGTCAAGAACCTCGTCCCTGTTTGGAATTACTCCTTCAACGACGATCGCAGCGAGGAGTCCCAGCCCATCGTCTATCAGGGTGTGATCTACGTGACCACGCACAATGCGACCATGGCGGTGGACGTCAAGACCGGCAAGCAGATCTGGAAGAGCAAGATCGAATATCCTGCCGAAACGCCCCGGATCGTCTGCTGCGGCATCATCAATCGCGGCGTCGCGATCCACGAAGGCAAATTATTCCGTACGACGCTCGATGCCAACGTGATTGCGATCGACGCGAAAACAGGCAAGGAGCTGTGGCGGCAGAAGGCGGCCGACATCAAGGAAGGCTACTCCATGACGGTGGCCCCGCTGGTCGCCGACGGCGTGGTCATCACCGGCATCTCCGGCGCCGAGTTCGGCACGCGCGGTTTCATCGACGGTTGGGATCCGGCGACGGGCAAGCATCTCTGGCGCACCCATTCGATCCCCTCGCCGGACGAGCCCGGCGGCGACACCTGGAAGGGCGACACCTGGAAGCTCGGCGGCGGCTCGACCTGGATCACCGGGTCTTACGACCCCGAGCTGAACACGATCTATTGGGGCATCGGCAATCCCGGCCCGTTCAACTCGGCAGTGCGCCCCGGTGACAATCTCTACACCTGCTCCGTGCTGGCGATGGATCCCAAGACCGGCAAGATCAAGTGGCACTACCAGTTCTCGCCGAACAACCCGTTCGACTACGACGCCGTGGCCGAGATGGTGCTCGCCGATGTGAACATCGAGGGCAAGCCGACCAAAACGCTGATGAACGCCAACCGCAACGGCTTCTTCTATGTGCTCGACCGCACCAACGGCAAGCTGCTGGCGGCCAATCCTTACGTGAAGGTCAACTGGGCGTCCGGCATCGACATGAAGACGGGACGTCCGATCGAGACTGACGTCTCGAAGGACGCGCGCGAGGGCAAGAAGGTCACGGTCTATCCGTCGATCCTCGGCGGCAAGAACTGGGAACCGATGTCGTTCAATCCGCAGACCGGCCTTGCCTATGCCAACACGCTCGCGTTCGGCGGCAGGTACAAGACCGAGCCCGTCACCTTCAAGCAGGGGGAATGGTATCTCGGCATGGATCTGACCGACCTCTGGGAGTACGGCGACGGGCCGCGCGGTCACCTCAAGGCCATTGACCCCATGACCGGGAAATCGAAATGGGAAGCGCCGAGCGACATTCCGCGCTTCTCGGGCGTGCTGTCGACGGCCGGCGGAGTCGTATTCTCTGGCGCGCTGACCGGCGAGTTCGAGGCCTTCGATGCCGATACCGGCAAGAAGCTCTGGCAGTTCCAGACCGGCTCCGGCATCGAGGGGCAGCCGGTGACCTGGCAGCAGGATGGCGTGCAGTACGTCGCCGTGACGAGCGGCTATGGCGGCGTCTATTCGCTGTTCTCCGGCGACGAGCGGCTGGCCCAGGTGCCGCCCGGCGGCTCGCTGTGGGTCTTTGCAGTCAAGCAGTAG
- a CDS encoding c-type cytochrome encodes MLKVTSHKTAAMIAAVAVLSVALAATVRADDATGNSMQAQIDHGKSTYASKCSHCHGPNLMNSGTITPDLRAIPDDKTRFVTTVKNGKNNKMPPWADILSDDEIGNLWAFVSSRRKP; translated from the coding sequence ATGCTGAAAGTGACTTCTCACAAGACGGCGGCGATGATCGCCGCCGTCGCGGTGCTGTCGGTCGCGCTTGCGGCGACCGTTCGCGCCGATGACGCCACCGGCAATTCCATGCAGGCGCAGATCGACCATGGCAAGTCGACCTACGCCTCGAAATGCTCGCACTGCCACGGCCCCAATCTGATGAATTCCGGCACCATCACGCCGGACCTGCGCGCCATTCCCGACGACAAGACGCGCTTCGTCACCACGGTGAAGAACGGCAAGAACAACAAGATGCCGCCCTGGGCCGACATCCTCAGCGACGACGAGATCGGGAATCTCTGGGCCTTTGTCTCCAGCCGGAGAAAGCCATGA
- a CDS encoding substrate-binding periplasmic protein: MRRRLAVWSAAAILAAAPLVAHAAEDPLKICLDKDRPPLSVHQKGKPDAGFDVLLAQAVAERLRRPLTIQWFESRLDEDSSPQLEANALLSDGRCALVGGYALTTDSLVKPGMKTARLPDFVGATRDDRRRRVELGVLAPSQPYVYSPMAVVLGPKAKGRKIGGIGDLAGLRLVIESGSLGDAILMTFDKGRLIDDITHLVPGRDDLLGALQRGDHDATLIDLARFDAHRAAHPDTGITASGYYYPIGANRGYVGLAGDPALIEAVNKALTALAAEGKIAELGKQAGLTYLPPREPAILGDVWMKIIQR; the protein is encoded by the coding sequence ATGAGACGTCGGCTCGCCGTCTGGAGCGCTGCCGCGATTCTCGCGGCGGCGCCTCTCGTTGCGCACGCGGCCGAGGATCCGCTGAAGATCTGTCTCGACAAAGACCGGCCGCCGCTATCAGTGCATCAAAAGGGCAAGCCGGATGCGGGTTTCGACGTGCTACTGGCGCAGGCGGTCGCCGAGCGCCTGCGGCGGCCGCTGACGATCCAGTGGTTCGAGAGCAGGCTCGATGAAGATTCCAGCCCGCAGCTCGAGGCCAACGCGCTGCTCTCGGACGGTCGCTGCGCGCTGGTCGGCGGCTACGCACTGACGACGGATTCCCTGGTCAAGCCCGGCATGAAGACGGCGCGCCTGCCGGATTTCGTCGGGGCCACGCGTGACGACAGGCGGCGCCGCGTCGAACTCGGCGTGCTCGCACCGAGCCAGCCCTATGTTTACTCGCCGATGGCGGTGGTGCTCGGGCCGAAGGCGAAGGGGCGCAAGATCGGTGGCATCGGCGATCTCGCCGGCCTTCGCCTCGTCATCGAAAGCGGCTCGCTCGGCGATGCCATCCTGATGACCTTCGACAAGGGGCGCCTGATCGACGACATCACCCACCTCGTCCCCGGCCGCGACGACCTGCTCGGCGCGCTCCAGCGCGGCGACCATGACGCGACGCTGATCGACCTTGCGCGCTTCGACGCCCATCGCGCCGCCCACCCCGATACGGGGATCACCGCGTCCGGCTACTATTATCCGATCGGCGCCAACCGCGGCTATGTCGGGCTTGCCGGCGATCCCGCATTGATCGAGGCCGTGAACAAGGCGCTGACGGCGCTCGCCGCGGAAGGTAAGATCGCCGAACTCGGCAAGCAGGCCGGGCTCACCTATCTGCCGCCGCGCGAGCCTGCGATCCTCGGCGATGTCTGGATGAAGATCATTCAGCGGTGA
- a CDS encoding FUSC family protein: MNRMMPAFHSTFGATLNAPSAAGLRDIFAREIKSGELLRALIVVGPIVAAYFASGETALLNLGLIAVSLLIPALRLQLAPKTIAWHYLAILVTFAALFLASPIKPLFVVLTALAGFLAVAVTRHGEDFRTLGNWVFIPAVYLACEVREGASAADALRHAGIILQSSPIALALVCAIRIYDRRRENGGAAPFGPPAAEWLLPASATAMAVFAAAALVEMLDLAQGQWVMWSAASVIVGDLSASTGKLKQRAVGALVGVPLGLLAGIALPQSRVGYALAVLAATLTLISFSRYVVGFGLRCFFIALAASFAGGASGIAEERIANVLIGGAFGLVAVALTEIVWLRLMRKARPPI, from the coding sequence ATGAACCGTATGATGCCGGCGTTTCATTCGACCTTCGGTGCCACCTTGAACGCCCCGTCCGCCGCAGGCCTGCGCGACATCTTCGCTCGCGAAATCAAGTCCGGTGAACTCCTGCGGGCACTGATCGTCGTCGGCCCGATCGTCGCCGCTTACTTCGCGTCGGGCGAGACGGCGCTGCTCAATCTCGGGCTGATCGCGGTCTCGCTGCTCATTCCCGCGCTCAGGCTGCAACTGGCACCGAAAACGATCGCATGGCACTACCTTGCCATTCTCGTCACCTTTGCCGCTCTCTTCCTCGCAAGCCCCATCAAGCCGCTATTCGTCGTGCTGACGGCGCTCGCCGGCTTCCTTGCCGTGGCCGTGACGCGCCACGGCGAAGATTTCCGCACGCTCGGCAATTGGGTGTTCATCCCCGCCGTCTATCTCGCCTGCGAGGTGCGGGAGGGCGCGAGTGCCGCGGATGCATTGCGTCACGCCGGCATCATCCTTCAGTCCTCGCCGATCGCACTGGCGCTGGTCTGCGCCATCCGGATCTATGACCGGCGGCGAGAGAACGGTGGTGCGGCCCCGTTCGGGCCGCCCGCGGCCGAGTGGCTTCTGCCCGCGAGCGCGACCGCCATGGCGGTCTTCGCCGCGGCGGCGCTGGTCGAGATGCTCGACCTCGCCCAGGGGCAATGGGTGATGTGGTCGGCCGCAAGCGTGATCGTGGGTGACCTCTCCGCCTCGACCGGCAAGCTGAAGCAGCGCGCGGTCGGCGCGCTCGTCGGCGTGCCACTCGGCCTCCTCGCCGGCATCGCGCTGCCGCAAAGCCGGGTCGGCTACGCGCTCGCGGTGCTCGCGGCCACCCTCACCCTGATCTCGTTCTCCCGCTACGTCGTCGGTTTCGGCCTGCGCTGCTTCTTCATCGCCCTCGCGGCCTCTTTTGCCGGGGGCGCCAGCGGCATCGCGGAGGAACGCATCGCCAATGTGCTGATCGGCGGCGCGTTCGGTCTCGTCGCGGTGGCCTTGACCGAGATCGTCTGGCTACGCCTCATGCGGAAGGCGCGGCCGCCGATATGA
- a CDS encoding Bug family tripartite tricarboxylate transporter substrate binding protein produces MSAKLDRRRFVAAGTTALAMPFVSRGASAQAAWPSRQIRMICSYPAGGQTDLLARAFGEFISKQVGKTVVVENKPGASGAIGTAEVARAEPDGHTILCSISTTYIMNRMVVKNPGYDMDRDLTLVSVIPGAGLLLVANPKTGVKTLEDFVAFARKSGKVNFGTYSAGSAPHMTINELNKQYGLNIEPVHYRGEAPMWTGMLEGTLDAAMGSYTAAQSVLQSDRGTVFAVHSKKVDAIPNVKTLPEQGATSKFFTVSGFSGWAVPKATPQPIVDRLAEFCVAANNDPKVKEVLATFVLEPAIGFKETNELYQRELPIWIESAKSLGLEPA; encoded by the coding sequence ATGTCCGCAAAACTCGATCGCCGCCGCTTCGTCGCTGCCGGTACAACCGCACTCGCGATGCCTTTCGTCTCACGCGGCGCTTCGGCGCAAGCTGCGTGGCCCTCGCGGCAGATCCGCATGATTTGCAGCTACCCGGCCGGCGGACAGACCGATCTCCTGGCGCGCGCCTTTGGCGAATTCATCTCCAAGCAGGTCGGCAAGACCGTCGTCGTCGAGAACAAACCCGGCGCCTCCGGCGCGATCGGCACGGCGGAAGTCGCCCGTGCGGAGCCCGACGGCCACACCATCCTGTGCTCGATCTCGACCACCTACATCATGAACCGGATGGTGGTGAAGAATCCGGGCTACGACATGGACCGGGATCTGACCCTCGTCAGCGTCATCCCCGGCGCCGGCCTCCTGCTGGTTGCGAACCCGAAAACCGGCGTCAAGACGCTGGAGGATTTCGTCGCCTTCGCGCGCAAGAGCGGCAAGGTCAATTTCGGCACCTACAGTGCGGGCTCGGCCCCGCACATGACGATCAACGAGCTCAACAAGCAATATGGCCTCAACATCGAGCCGGTTCACTATCGCGGCGAAGCCCCGATGTGGACGGGAATGTTGGAAGGCACCCTCGATGCTGCCATGGGCAGCTACACAGCTGCACAGTCGGTTCTGCAAAGCGACCGGGGCACCGTCTTCGCAGTGCACTCGAAGAAGGTCGACGCGATCCCGAACGTCAAGACGCTCCCCGAGCAGGGCGCGACGTCGAAATTCTTCACCGTAAGCGGCTTCTCCGGCTGGGCGGTGCCGAAGGCGACGCCGCAGCCGATCGTCGACCGCCTGGCCGAGTTCTGCGTCGCCGCCAACAACGATCCGAAGGTGAAGGAGGTTCTCGCCACTTTCGTGCTCGAGCCCGCGATCGGTTTCAAGGAAACCAACGAGCTGTATCAGCGCGAGCTGCCGATCTGGATCGAGAGCGCAAAGTCGCTGGGTCTCGAGCCGGCCTGA
- a CDS encoding helix-turn-helix domain-containing protein, with protein sequence MSDTIHTLSTTGMTPKRQIQSWIDGLTSLCGHFDVDPLEASSLEGRIDYTTVSRLKLCQIEVSQHRIAHTLARAKANEHPYIKIHFQTYGVSYFEQEGRHIEINPGDIIAYDVSCPHSIISPAFTRHDVVIVPKALLRDRGFPSQRMPACKLSAKTGTGRIAHDFVHATFDEAAKLSANSAVGVADSLIDLLLLPLREADTMFDRVGPEAMYVRAQFFIREHLRDPDLCIDQISAELGCSKRYLHMLFSERGTTVSDYIWQARLQNCRQELEAHAGKTITDVAFSWGFSSSSHFSRVFRKYFGVVPSSIHKAQQGAASSNEH encoded by the coding sequence ATGTCCGACACAATTCATACGCTCTCGACGACCGGAATGACGCCGAAGCGCCAGATCCAGAGTTGGATCGACGGGCTGACGAGCCTGTGTGGGCATTTCGATGTCGATCCGCTGGAGGCGTCTTCGCTCGAGGGGCGCATCGACTACACAACTGTCTCGCGCCTGAAGCTCTGCCAGATCGAAGTCAGTCAGCATCGCATCGCGCACACGCTGGCGCGGGCGAAGGCCAATGAACACCCTTACATCAAGATCCACTTCCAGACCTACGGCGTGTCCTATTTCGAGCAGGAAGGCCGCCACATCGAAATCAATCCGGGCGACATCATCGCCTATGACGTCTCCTGCCCGCATTCGATCATCAGTCCCGCCTTCACGCGTCACGACGTCGTGATCGTGCCGAAGGCGCTGCTGCGAGACCGCGGATTCCCGTCGCAGCGGATGCCGGCGTGCAAATTGTCGGCGAAGACCGGGACGGGCCGGATCGCCCATGATTTCGTCCACGCCACCTTCGACGAGGCAGCAAAACTCTCGGCGAACAGCGCGGTGGGCGTCGCCGATTCGCTGATCGACCTCCTGCTGCTGCCATTGCGCGAGGCCGACACAATGTTCGATCGTGTCGGGCCGGAGGCGATGTATGTGCGTGCGCAGTTCTTCATCCGCGAGCACCTGCGCGATCCGGATCTGTGCATCGACCAGATCTCGGCCGAGCTCGGCTGCTCCAAGCGTTATCTGCACATGCTGTTCTCCGAGCGCGGCACCACGGTGAGCGACTATATCTGGCAGGCGCGCCTGCAGAACTGTCGTCAGGAATTAGAGGCTCACGCCGGCAAGACCATCACCGACGTCGCGTTCTCCTGGGGCTTCTCCAGCTCATCGCATTTCAGCCGCGTGTTCCGGAAATATTTCGGCGTGGTGCCGTCCTCGATTCACAAGGCGCAGCAGGGCGCGGCGAGCTCGAACGAGCATTAG